In Halorubrum sp. PV6, a single window of DNA contains:
- a CDS encoding DUF6339 family protein, producing the protein MSEQPLRRLTADGRRLIGEEFLKGTKGQVIAGDELAEYLELEPSGEQVQLSQLDDELESIVSSYDRFDTSIDAAAAPAVRASLNMSRRVAADSGVWHYLATVRYPDFVRHRWEFTSKKAMTEKFLGAGTDIYSNALHRLWWIAELTREGDDYTLTEEVLSNQTLANKIFDRWFARYEPAAKVCSEKLIGEPSDVVDESTRRFNHALTNLQLEGLDEDDIERVMDRILDDIR; encoded by the coding sequence ATGAGCGAACAACCATTACGCCGACTGACTGCTGATGGACGACGATTGATCGGGGAAGAGTTCCTCAAGGGAACCAAGGGACAGGTGATCGCGGGTGACGAGCTCGCAGAGTATCTTGAACTTGAGCCCTCGGGCGAGCAGGTCCAGTTGAGCCAGCTGGATGATGAATTAGAATCAATAGTTAGCTCGTACGATCGGTTCGACACGTCAATTGACGCCGCGGCGGCACCTGCGGTCAGAGCGTCGCTGAATATGTCTCGGCGTGTTGCGGCAGACTCTGGAGTTTGGCACTATCTTGCGACTGTCCGTTACCCGGACTTCGTTCGTCATCGATGGGAGTTCACTAGCAAGAAGGCGATGACAGAGAAGTTCCTCGGTGCGGGAACGGACATTTACTCAAACGCACTCCACCGTCTCTGGTGGATTGCTGAACTCACTCGCGAGGGTGACGACTACACACTGACTGAGGAGGTTCTCTCAAACCAGACACTGGCGAACAAAATATTCGACCGGTGGTTCGCACGCTATGAACCAGCTGCGAAGGTCTGTTCTGAGAAACTGATCGGCGAACCTTCGGATGTCGTAGACGAATCGACTCGTCGGTTCAACCACGCACTCACGAACCTCCAATTAGAGGGGCTTGACGAAGATGACATAGAGCGAGTGATGGACCGTATCCTTGATGACATAAGGTGA
- a CDS encoding DNA adenine methylase, producing MADAVFPYPGGKSRFASWILDQVPEHTCFVEVFGGAAGVLANKDPDTSTVEVYNDRDGDLVQFFEVLRDRCEELVAWLDRTPYSRELHGEWAHKLFHGYRPSDPIERAGQFFYLRYTQWGGKYDGPAGFGTSKVSSRALSYANKVDRLDEFAERFGDVVVENLDWADVFEKYDSEDTVFYCDPPYVGYEDYYLVNTIDHEALVDGLAGLEGDWICSYEDLPGTFEDVYVIDRDEKRFINSGKRGSAKDAKERLVMNFKPEMI from the coding sequence ATGGCGGACGCCGTTTTCCCCTACCCCGGTGGGAAGAGTCGCTTCGCGTCGTGGATCCTCGATCAGGTCCCGGAGCACACCTGCTTCGTAGAAGTGTTCGGGGGCGCCGCTGGCGTGCTCGCGAACAAGGACCCGGACACGAGCACGGTCGAAGTGTACAACGACCGCGACGGCGACCTCGTCCAGTTCTTCGAGGTCCTTCGCGACCGCTGCGAGGAACTGGTCGCGTGGCTCGACCGGACGCCGTACTCGCGTGAGCTCCACGGCGAGTGGGCGCACAAGCTCTTCCACGGCTACCGGCCGAGCGACCCGATCGAGCGTGCCGGTCAGTTCTTCTACCTCCGGTACACCCAATGGGGCGGGAAGTACGACGGCCCAGCCGGGTTCGGGACCTCGAAGGTGTCGAGTCGGGCGCTGTCGTACGCGAACAAGGTCGACCGCCTCGACGAGTTCGCCGAGCGGTTCGGGGACGTGGTCGTCGAGAACCTCGACTGGGCGGACGTCTTCGAGAAGTACGACAGCGAGGACACCGTGTTCTACTGCGACCCGCCGTACGTCGGCTACGAGGACTACTACCTCGTGAACACGATCGACCACGAGGCGCTCGTCGACGGGCTCGCGGGACTGGAGGGCGACTGGATCTGCTCGTACGAGGACCTTCCGGGAACGTTCGAGGACGTGTACGTGATCGACCGCGACGAGAAGCGGTTCATCAACAGCGGGAAGCGCGGATCGGCGAAGGACGCGAAAGAGCGGTTGGTGATGAACTTCAAGCCGGAGATGATCTAA
- a CDS encoding AbrB/MazE/SpoVT family DNA-binding domain-containing protein — MGGERIDSESKVSGNQANIPARIRHELDIDDGDTLRWHIEGDGVLRVQVVHQRTGTFSDFSGYDGSEETDVASEHRSISHHPSDPPE, encoded by the coding sequence ATGGGTGGCGAGAGGATAGACTCCGAAAGCAAGGTCTCGGGGAATCAAGCGAACATTCCTGCCCGCATCCGCCACGAATTGGACATCGACGACGGCGACACGCTCCGCTGGCACATCGAAGGCGACGGCGTTCTTCGCGTCCAAGTCGTCCATCAGCGCACTGGAACGTTCAGCGACTTCAGCGGGTATGACGGAAGTGAGGAGACCGATGTCGCGAGCGAGCACCGTTCTATATCTCACCATCCTAGTGACCCTCCGGAATAG
- a CDS encoding Cdc6/Cdc18 family protein encodes MPDPIVDRNRHMNEVTDALAPIQDGFRAENCFLFGPSGVGKTTVAKAAVRELRREVLDVPYAYVNCWKYYTRNAVLDQISHELVGAAMPRSASTSRLIDRIKADLHGPGVVILDEVDQLRETKVLYDLHDIPGLSWIGIANREVDLLADLDDRITSRISVAYRVRFDTYGEDAITEILSRRAREGLGPNAVDEDVLRRIARLSEGDARQAIAGLRVAARMASREGLAAIPGRLVEDAVADAEREVRQKTISKLNTHQRALYEVLAEEDGLIQKELYARYQEAHDDPVTLRYLRENHLPKLEHYNLIDIEQDRGSKRYHLVGPEGSQTNPSPC; translated from the coding sequence TTGCCCGACCCGATCGTCGACCGAAACCGGCACATGAACGAAGTGACAGACGCTCTCGCACCGATCCAAGACGGGTTTCGCGCAGAGAACTGCTTTCTGTTTGGCCCCTCCGGTGTCGGGAAAACGACGGTCGCGAAAGCCGCTGTTCGCGAGCTCCGACGAGAAGTTCTTGATGTCCCCTACGCCTACGTTAACTGCTGGAAGTACTACACCAGAAACGCGGTACTCGACCAGATATCCCACGAACTCGTCGGCGCCGCGATGCCGCGATCGGCCTCAACGAGTCGGCTCATCGACCGCATCAAGGCTGATCTCCACGGGCCGGGCGTCGTCATCCTCGACGAGGTCGATCAGCTCCGCGAGACGAAGGTGCTCTACGACCTCCACGATATCCCCGGACTCTCGTGGATTGGTATCGCAAACCGGGAGGTCGATCTGCTCGCAGACCTCGACGATCGAATCACCTCTCGGATCAGCGTCGCCTACCGCGTTCGGTTCGACACCTACGGCGAGGACGCGATCACGGAGATTCTCTCCCGGCGAGCTCGCGAAGGACTCGGACCGAACGCCGTCGACGAGGACGTGCTTCGGCGCATCGCCCGCCTCTCCGAAGGAGACGCGCGGCAGGCGATCGCGGGGTTGCGTGTCGCGGCGCGGATGGCCTCCCGCGAAGGACTGGCCGCGATTCCGGGGCGACTCGTCGAGGACGCGGTCGCCGACGCCGAACGCGAGGTTCGGCAGAAGACGATCTCGAAGCTGAACACGCATCAGCGTGCGCTGTACGAGGTCCTCGCCGAGGAGGACGGGCTCATCCAGAAAGAGCTGTACGCGCGGTACCAGGAGGCGCACGACGACCCCGTGACGCTGCGGTACCTCCGCGAGAACCATCTGCCGAAGCTGGAGCACTACAACCTCATCGACATCGAGCAGGATCGTGGTTCGAAGCGGTACCACCTTGTCGGTCCCGAAGGCTCCCAGACGAACCCCAGCCCCTGCTGA
- a CDS encoding DNA cytosine methyltransferase has protein sequence MGDTDLTYVDLFAGAGGLSVGLERAGFDLVHAVEVDADARASFANNRDNLEPEDLTQDIRDIDNQDVQDVVGRDRVDLVAGGPPCQGFSEVVSPDGSDDRNHLFVNFISWVNELNPKAALFENVRGMQNTADGKFLEAVQDSFDQMGYDVSHRIVKASDFGVPQQRHRLLVLATEKSATEHPFEGFEIDPVDTPGVIDGIGDLPKVGPGEQITEYDAEPKTVIQEGLRGDTTELTHHQAASHSEDMVEMIDHIPDGGNRTAIPDDLQPSSGYHNSYSRLDSQEPAVAITSNMSKPSSARCIHPFQNRGLTPREGARLQTFPDSYRFEGGLVSVRQQIGNAVPPYLGEAVGYYLKQSVYQQELAEHEQERIYKLRCGGMEIDEFEEQKADIGGHAQQATLDFAD, from the coding sequence ATGGGAGACACGGATCTGACCTACGTCGATCTCTTTGCCGGCGCCGGCGGGCTGTCTGTCGGTCTCGAGCGTGCCGGCTTCGATCTCGTTCACGCGGTCGAAGTCGACGCAGACGCCCGTGCCTCCTTCGCGAACAACCGAGACAATCTCGAACCCGAAGACTTGACGCAGGACATTCGCGATATCGACAACCAAGACGTACAGGATGTCGTCGGTCGTGATCGCGTCGACCTCGTCGCCGGTGGCCCACCGTGTCAGGGCTTTTCAGAAGTCGTGAGCCCCGACGGGTCTGACGACCGGAACCACCTGTTCGTCAACTTCATCTCGTGGGTTAACGAGCTGAACCCGAAGGCCGCGCTGTTCGAGAACGTCCGGGGGATGCAGAACACTGCTGACGGAAAGTTCCTCGAGGCGGTACAGGATTCGTTCGACCAGATGGGCTACGACGTGAGCCACCGGATCGTGAAGGCGTCTGACTTCGGTGTCCCACAACAGCGACACCGGCTGCTCGTCCTCGCGACCGAGAAGTCCGCGACCGAACACCCGTTCGAGGGCTTCGAGATCGACCCTGTGGACACCCCTGGCGTGATCGACGGAATCGGAGATCTCCCCAAGGTTGGTCCCGGTGAGCAGATCACCGAGTACGATGCCGAACCTAAGACGGTGATTCAGGAGGGCCTCCGCGGTGACACGACAGAGCTCACCCATCACCAGGCGGCGAGCCACTCGGAGGACATGGTTGAGATGATCGATCACATTCCTGACGGAGGGAACCGGACCGCGATCCCCGACGACCTCCAGCCGTCCTCGGGGTACCACAACTCCTACTCTCGGCTCGACTCTCAGGAGCCCGCCGTCGCGATCACCTCGAACATGTCGAAGCCCTCCAGCGCCCGGTGTATCCACCCGTTCCAGAACCGGGGGCTCACCCCGCGCGAGGGTGCTCGACTACAGACGTTCCCGGATTCGTACCGGTTCGAGGGCGGGCTGGTCTCGGTCCGACAGCAAATCGGGAACGCTGTGCCGCCGTACCTCGGGGAGGCAGTCGGCTACTACCTCAAACAGAGCGTCTATCAACAGGAACTCGCCGAACACGAACAGGAGCGCATCTACAAGCTCCGGTGCGGTGGCATGGAAATAGACGAGTTTGAAGAGCAGAAGGCTGATATCGGCGGTCACGCTCAACAGGCCACCCTCGACTTCGCGGACTGA
- a CDS encoding site-specific integrase, whose translation MRLEATGKPDQYKCWLTDDDLEALRRAAGSHRDDLVIQLGGFVGLRAFEIPQVTPKHVKRTPDGDHFRLRVPEGKDTTGSGGKPRDAYLPQEVEGDIHRYVRSEDVGRHEPIVDLSESGVRAVVKRTAERAADATGDEDFRHVSSHDLRRRFAQRLLVDRHMNPRVVMTVGGWDSFQAIEPYLNAPTPEVVNEAFEEAGFE comes from the coding sequence ATGCGATTAGAGGCAACCGGGAAACCGGACCAGTACAAGTGTTGGCTCACGGACGACGACCTCGAGGCGCTCCGTCGTGCCGCCGGGAGTCACCGCGACGACCTCGTGATACAGCTCGGCGGGTTCGTCGGGCTACGCGCGTTCGAGATCCCGCAGGTTACTCCCAAGCACGTGAAGCGGACTCCCGACGGCGACCACTTCCGACTCCGCGTGCCAGAGGGGAAGGACACGACCGGGAGCGGCGGGAAGCCTCGCGACGCCTACCTCCCGCAAGAGGTCGAGGGCGACATCCACCGGTACGTCCGCTCGGAGGATGTCGGCCGCCACGAGCCGATCGTGGATCTCTCCGAAAGCGGTGTCCGGGCCGTGGTCAAACGCACGGCTGAGCGTGCGGCTGACGCGACCGGTGACGAGGACTTCCGCCACGTGTCGAGCCACGATCTCCGGCGCCGTTTCGCACAGCGGCTTCTCGTAGACCGTCACATGAACCCGCGCGTCGTCATGACCGTCGGCGGGTGGGACTCGTTTCAGGCGATCGAGCCATACCTGAACGCGCCGACGCCTGAGGTCGTCAATGAAGCATTTGAGGAGGCTGGCTTTGAGTAA